One stretch of Hevea brasiliensis isolate MT/VB/25A 57/8 chromosome 12, ASM3005281v1, whole genome shotgun sequence DNA includes these proteins:
- the LOC110655477 gene encoding sugar transporter ERD6-like 6 isoform X3, translating to MRSSRLLFQPAFLTYHNSYLCALLLPAFCSLSHSLIHLESITNEVEKMSFRDDNEDARGDIRKPFLHTGSWYRMGSRQSSMMGSSQVIRDSSISVVACVMIVALGPIQFGFTSGYSSPTQTAITEDLGLSVSESLMIAAIPNIIGWLAISFARDASFLYMGRLLEGFGVGIISYTVPIYIAEIAPQNLRGALGSVNQLSVTLGIMLAYLLGLFVQWRILAVLELGPNSFVGILPCTVLIPGLFFIPESPRWLAKMGMTEDFEASLQVLRGFDMDISLEVNEIKRAVASTSRRTTIRFAELKRRRYWLPLMIGIGLLVLQQLSGINGVLFYSSTIFETAGINNSNAATFGLGAIQVIATGVTTWLVDKAGRRLLLIVSSTGMALSLLLVAVSFFVRDFVSDETSLYNILGILSVVGVVGMVVAFSLGMGPIPWIIMSEILPINIKGLAGSVATLANWFMSFVVTMTANLLLDWSGGGTFTIYMIVCALTIAFATIWVPETKGRTLEEIQSSFR from the exons ATGCGGTCTTCTCGTCTGCTATTCCAACCGGCATTTCTTACTTACCACAATAGTTATTTATGTGCGCTTCTCTTACCTGCCTTCTGCTCTCTTAGCCATTCCCTCATACACTTGGAAAGCATTACAAACGAGGTAGAGAAAATGAGTTTCAGAGATGATAACGAAGATGCCAGGGGGGATATACGAAAACCGTTTCTACACACAGGAAGTTGGTACCGAATGGGTTCTAGGCAATCCAGCATGATGGGCTCCTCTCAGGTCATTCGCGATAGTTCCATCTCTGTTGTGGCCTGTGTCATGATCGTCGCTTTGGGTCCTATTCAATTCGGTTTCACC AGCGGTTATTCGTCTCCAACCCAAACTGCGATCACTGAAGATCTTGGACTTTCCGTCTCGGAG TCTTTAATGATAGCTGCTATTCCTAATATAATTGGGTGGCTTGCTATTTCTTTTGCCAGA GATGCTTCTTTTCTCTACATGGGAAGGCTATTGGAAGGTTTTGGTGTAGGAATTATCTCATACACG GTGCCCATATATATAGCAGAGATAGCACCCCAAAACTTGAGAGGGGCTTTGGGTTCAGTAAATCAG CTCTCTGTCACACTCGGAATCATGTTGGCTTATCTGCTTGGACTTTTTGTTCAATGGAGAATACTTGCAGTTTTGG AACTTGGCCCAAATTCTTTTGTAGGAATATTACCATGTACAGTCTTGATACCTGGCCTGTTTTTCATTCCGGAATCTCCTCGGTGGCTG GCAAAAATGGGTATGACAGAAGATTTTGAAGCTTCTTTGCAAGTTCTTAGGGGGTTTGATATGGATATTTCACTTGAAGTGAATGAAATTAAG AGGGCTGTAGCTTCAACAAGCAGAAGAACTACAATCCGGTTTGCAGAACTCAAGCGAAGAAGATATTGGCTCCCGCTAATG ATTGGGATTGGATTGCTTGTCCTGCAACAACTTAGTGGAATTAATGGTGTTCTATTCTACTCCAGCACCATTTTTGAAACTGCTG GCATTAACAATAGTAATGCTGCTACATTTGGGCTTGGTGCCATTCAG GTCATTGCTACCGGTGTAACTACATGGTTAGTTGACAAGGCAGGCCGCAGGCTTCTACTTATT GTTTCCTCTACTGGGATGGCTCTCAGCCTCCTATTGGTTGCAGTATCATTCTTTGTGCGG GATTTTGTATCAGATGAAACTAGTTTATATAACATTTTGGGGATCTTATCAGTAGTTGGAGTTGTG GGGATGGTAGTTGCCTTTTCTTTGGGCATGGGACCCATTCCTTGGATTATAATGTCTGAG ATTCTTCCAATCAATATTAAGGGACTTGCTGGAAGCGTGGCAACACTTGCCAACTGGTTCATGTCCTTTGTGGTTACAATGACTGCAAACTTGCTTTTGGATTGGAGCGGCGGAG GTACGTTTACCATTTATATGATTGTATGTGCTCTTACTATTGCATTTGCGACTATTTGGGTTCCTGAGACAAAAGGGAGAACTTTGGAAGAAATTCAAAGTTCCTTCAGATAA
- the LOC110655477 gene encoding sugar transporter ERD6-like 6 isoform X1, with protein MRSSRLLFQPAFLTYHNSYLCALLLPAFCSLSHSLIHLESITNEVEKMSFRDDNEDARGDIRKPFLHTGSWYRMGSRQSSMMGSSQVIRDSSISVVACVMIVALGPIQFGFTSGYSSPTQTAITEDLGLSVSEFSLFGSLSNVGAMVGAIASGQIAEYIGRKGSLMIAAIPNIIGWLAISFARDASFLYMGRLLEGFGVGIISYTVPIYIAEIAPQNLRGALGSVNQLSVTLGIMLAYLLGLFVQWRILAVLELGPNSFVGILPCTVLIPGLFFIPESPRWLAKMGMTEDFEASLQVLRGFDMDISLEVNEIKRAVASTSRRTTIRFAELKRRRYWLPLMIGIGLLVLQQLSGINGVLFYSSTIFETAGINNSNAATFGLGAIQVIATGVTTWLVDKAGRRLLLIVSSTGMALSLLLVAVSFFVRDFVSDETSLYNILGILSVVGVVGMVVAFSLGMGPIPWIIMSEILPINIKGLAGSVATLANWFMSFVVTMTANLLLDWSGGGTFTIYMIVCALTIAFATIWVPETKGRTLEEIQSSFR; from the exons ATGCGGTCTTCTCGTCTGCTATTCCAACCGGCATTTCTTACTTACCACAATAGTTATTTATGTGCGCTTCTCTTACCTGCCTTCTGCTCTCTTAGCCATTCCCTCATACACTTGGAAAGCATTACAAACGAGGTAGAGAAAATGAGTTTCAGAGATGATAACGAAGATGCCAGGGGGGATATACGAAAACCGTTTCTACACACAGGAAGTTGGTACCGAATGGGTTCTAGGCAATCCAGCATGATGGGCTCCTCTCAGGTCATTCGCGATAGTTCCATCTCTGTTGTGGCCTGTGTCATGATCGTCGCTTTGGGTCCTATTCAATTCGGTTTCACC AGCGGTTATTCGTCTCCAACCCAAACTGCGATCACTGAAGATCTTGGACTTTCCGTCTCGGAG TTCTCTTTATTTGGTTCGCTGTCCAATGTGGGTGCTATGGTTGGGGCTATAGCCAGCGGTCAGATTGCAGAGTACATAGGAAGAAAAGGG TCTTTAATGATAGCTGCTATTCCTAATATAATTGGGTGGCTTGCTATTTCTTTTGCCAGA GATGCTTCTTTTCTCTACATGGGAAGGCTATTGGAAGGTTTTGGTGTAGGAATTATCTCATACACG GTGCCCATATATATAGCAGAGATAGCACCCCAAAACTTGAGAGGGGCTTTGGGTTCAGTAAATCAG CTCTCTGTCACACTCGGAATCATGTTGGCTTATCTGCTTGGACTTTTTGTTCAATGGAGAATACTTGCAGTTTTGG AACTTGGCCCAAATTCTTTTGTAGGAATATTACCATGTACAGTCTTGATACCTGGCCTGTTTTTCATTCCGGAATCTCCTCGGTGGCTG GCAAAAATGGGTATGACAGAAGATTTTGAAGCTTCTTTGCAAGTTCTTAGGGGGTTTGATATGGATATTTCACTTGAAGTGAATGAAATTAAG AGGGCTGTAGCTTCAACAAGCAGAAGAACTACAATCCGGTTTGCAGAACTCAAGCGAAGAAGATATTGGCTCCCGCTAATG ATTGGGATTGGATTGCTTGTCCTGCAACAACTTAGTGGAATTAATGGTGTTCTATTCTACTCCAGCACCATTTTTGAAACTGCTG GCATTAACAATAGTAATGCTGCTACATTTGGGCTTGGTGCCATTCAG GTCATTGCTACCGGTGTAACTACATGGTTAGTTGACAAGGCAGGCCGCAGGCTTCTACTTATT GTTTCCTCTACTGGGATGGCTCTCAGCCTCCTATTGGTTGCAGTATCATTCTTTGTGCGG GATTTTGTATCAGATGAAACTAGTTTATATAACATTTTGGGGATCTTATCAGTAGTTGGAGTTGTG GGGATGGTAGTTGCCTTTTCTTTGGGCATGGGACCCATTCCTTGGATTATAATGTCTGAG ATTCTTCCAATCAATATTAAGGGACTTGCTGGAAGCGTGGCAACACTTGCCAACTGGTTCATGTCCTTTGTGGTTACAATGACTGCAAACTTGCTTTTGGATTGGAGCGGCGGAG GTACGTTTACCATTTATATGATTGTATGTGCTCTTACTATTGCATTTGCGACTATTTGGGTTCCTGAGACAAAAGGGAGAACTTTGGAAGAAATTCAAAGTTCCTTCAGATAA
- the LOC110655496 gene encoding 3-ketoacyl-CoA synthase 4 — translation MDSGGEIRIHQTRRLPDFLQSVNLKYVKLGYHYLISNLLTLCFIPLMIITSIEASQMNLDDLRHLWLHLQYNLVSIIICSAFLVFGLTVYIMTRPRPVYLVDYACFRAPDNLKAPFDRFMEHSRLTGDFDESSLEFQRKILERSGLGEETYVPEAMTYIPPRPSMAAAREEAEQVMFGALDNLFANTNVNPKNIGILVVNCSLFNPTPSLSAMIVNKYKLRGNIRSFNLGGMGCSAGVIAVDLAKDLLQVHRNTYAVVVSTENITQNWYFGNKKSMLIPNCLFRVGGSAVLLSNRSGDKKRAKYKLVHVVRTHRGADDKAFRCVYQEQDDAGKTGVSLSKDLMAIAGEALKANITTLGPLVLPISEQLLFFATLVVKKLFNKKMKPYIPDFKLAFDHFCIHAGGRAVIDELEKNLQLLPVHVEASRMTLHRFGNTSSSSIWYELAYVEAKRRMRKGNRVWQIAFGSGFKCNSAVWEALRNVKQSRNGPWEDCIDKYPVKLVA, via the coding sequence ATGGACTCCGGCGGCGAGATTCGGATCCACCAAACCCGACGGCTTCCAGATTTCTTGCAGAGCGTGAATCTCAAGTATGTCAAACTAGGCTACCACTATCTAATCTCTAATCTATTGACCTTGTGCTTCATTCCTTTGATGATAATTACCTCAATCGAAGCCTCCCAAATGAATCTCGATGATCTCCGTCACCTCTGGCTCCACCTTCAGTATAATCTCGTTAGCATCATTATCTGCTCTGCTTTTCTCGTTTTCGGTTTAACCGTTTACATTATGACCCGACCTAGACCCGTTTATTTGGTCGATTATGCTTGTTTTCGTGCCCCCGATAATCTCAAGGCTCCATTTGACCGCTTCATGGAGCACTCTAGGCTCACTGGAGATTTTGACGAGTCATCGCTCGAGTTCCAGCGTAAGATTTTGGAGCGTTCTGGGCTGGGAGAGGAGACTTATGTTCCTGAAGCTATGACTTATATTCCTCCGAGGCCGTCCATGGCTGCCGCCAGGGAGGAGGCTGAGCAGGTCATGTTTGGTGCTTTGGATAATCTGTTTGCTAACACTAATGTGAATCCAAAGAATATTGGCATTCTTGTTGTGAATTGTAGTTTGTTTAACCCAACACCATCACTTTCTGCTATGATTGTGAATAAGTATAAACTCAGGGGTAATATTAGGAGTTTCAATCTGGGAGGGATGGGTTGTAGTGCTGGAGTTATTGCGGTGGATCTCGCTAAAGATTTGTTGCAAGTTCATCGGAATACTTATGCAGTTGTTGTCAGTACCGAGAATATTACCCAGAATTGGTATTTTGGAAATAAGAAGTCTATGTTGATACCCAATTGTTTGTTTCGAGTTGGGGGTTCTGCGGTTTTGCTTTCTAATAGATCTGGTGATAAAAAGCGGGCTAAGTACAAGCTTGTTCATGTTGTGAGGACTCATCGCGGGGCAGATGATAAGGCGTTTCGGTGTGTGTATCAAGAACAGGACGATGCAGGGAAGACTGGTGTTTCATTGTCAAAAGATTTGATGGCAATTGCTGGTGAGGCTTTAAAAGCGAACATTACTACGCTGGGTCCTCTGGTGCTTCCAATTAGTGAGCAACTTTTGTTCTTTGCAACTCTGGTGGTTAAGAAGTTGTTCAACAAGAAAATGAAGCCTTATATTCCAGATTTCAAGCtggcatttgatcatttttgtatacATGCTGGAGGGAGGGCTGTGATTGATGAGCTAGAGAAGAATTTGCAGCTCCTGCCTGTACATGTGGAGGCATCTAGGATGACACTCCACCGTTTTGGGAATACTTCATCAAGTTCGATTTGGTACGAGTTGGCCTATGTTGAGGCCAAAAGAAGGATGCGCAAGGGTAACCGTGTGTGGCAGATTGCATTCGGAAGTGGCTTCAAATGTAACAGTGCAGTGTGGGAGGCACTCCGGAATGTGAAACAATCTCGTAATGGTCCTTGGGAAGACTGTATAGATAAGTATCCTGTGAAACTAGTTGCTTAA
- the LOC110655456 gene encoding uncharacterized protein LOC110655456, protein MNYENYDPSFPDQPVVDLYLPIWASLPAFLSKPAFIWVEDESNGATMGSVLTYAQLNESVQLISTELLKLLNRGDTVIILCPPGLELVEVIFGCQRAGILSVPIFPPHSSFTDENYHHLIRVLSQTKPKVAIANQDYIASVQRYISSSSSNQKLRELLQKLGWISTCDLKDKKVGSNMGSSSYNGCRPNEVYLIQYTSGATGIPKPVLVTAGSAAHNVRVARKAYDLHPNSVIVSWLPQYHDCGLQFLLLTVISGATCVLTSPGAFVTRPRLWLELISEFKATCTPVPSFTLPLVVKRGGVEKGNRPISLWSLKNLIIINEPIYKASVEEFIYVFKPFGLNPSCISPSYGLAENCTFVSTAWRSNGNFASLPSHNKLLPIARLTSQHEQDEEDMDIIVVNEDTHEPVADGLEGEIWVSSPSNCSGYLDHPSLTREIFQARQKNKVSRCFVRTGDRGVIKGEARYLYVTGRCSDVIRLPKGRDKHPHYIETAAYNGYPEFLRGGCLAAFEISNTVVALVAETQRSEKDVNVLRQICEGIRKAILEEEGVEIGLVVLVKSGSVPKTTSGKIQRWAAKQKLVGGKMSIIMEVLFHNNNDNVSLSSSSEPLVQANKSREKEGKTSVITKEREATFLRRSSTGTRPSLHSLL, encoded by the coding sequence ATGAACTACGAGAATTATGATCCGTCTTTCCCTGACCAGCCAGTGGTCGACCTTTATCTCCCAATTTGGGCTAGCCTGCCAGCTTTTTTGTCAAAGCCAGCCTTCATCTGGGTTGAAGATGAGTCTAATGGTGCAACTATGGGTTCAGTCCTTACTTATGCTCAGCTCAATGAATCAGTTCAGTTAATTTCCACTGAGTTACTTAAGCTATTAAACAGAGGCGACACCGTTATCATTTTATGCCCACCTGGTCTCGAGCTCGTTGAGGTCATCTTTGGGTGTCAAAGAGCTGGCATTCTGAGCGTGCCCATCTTTCCACCTCACTCTTCTTTCACCGATGAAAACTATCACCACCTTATTAGAGTTCTCTCCCAAACAAAACCTAAAGTTGCCATAGCTAACCAGGATTATATTGCCAGTGTTCAACGATACATATCCTCATCCTCCAGCAATCAGAAGCTTAGGGAGCTGTTGCAAAAGCTTGGTTGGATTTCTACTTGTGATCTCAAAGATAAGAAGGTAGGTTCAAATATGGGGTCTTCTTCGTATAATGGTTGCAGGCCAAATGAAGTCTACCTAATTCAGTACACTTCAGGTGCTACTGGGATTCCAAAACCAGTGCTGGTAACTGCCGGATCAGCTGCTCACAACGTTAGAGTGGCAAGGAAAGCCTACGACCTCCATCCAAACAGTGTTATAGTCTCTTGGTTGCCTCAGTACCATGACTGTGGCCTTCAGTTTCTATTGCTTACTGTTATATCAGGGGCTACATGTGTGCTAACTTCACCTGGAGCATTTGTTACCAGGCCAAGGCTATGGCTGGAGCTGATATCAGAGTTCAAAGCTACCTGCACTCCAGTTCCATCGTTCACATTGCCACTTGTTGTCAAGCGCGGTGGGGTTGAAAAGGGAAATCGACCCATAAGTCTATGGAGTTTGAAAAACTTAATCATCATTAACGAACCAATTTACAAGGCGTCAGTTGAAGAGTTTATTTATGTGTTTAAGCCTTTTGGGCTTAACCCATCATGCATTTCTCCATCTTATGGCTTAGCAGAGAATTGCACCTTCGTTTCAACAGCATGGAGAAGCAATGGGAATTTTGCTAGTCTTCCATCTCACAACAAGCTCTTACCGATTGCAAGGCTCACTTCTCAACATGAACAAGATGAAGAGGATATGGACATTATAGTTGTAAATGAAGACACACATGAACCAGTTGCAGATGGGTTAGAAGGTGAGATTTGGGTCTCATCACCTAGCAATTGTTCTGGTTATCTCGACCACCCATCTTTAACTCGTGAGATATTCCAAGCGAGACAGAAGAACAAGGTGAGCAGATGCTTTGTCCGCACTGGCGATAGAGGAGTCATCAAAGGAGAAGCAAGGTATCTATACGTGACAGGTCGATGCTCAGATGTTATCAGGCTCCCAAAAGGCAGAGATAAACACCCTCACTACATAGAAACAGCAGCTTATAATGGTTATCCAGAGTTTTTAAGAGGAGGTTGCCTCGCTGCATTCGAGATTTCAAACACAGTAGTAGCTCTTGTTGCAGAGACGCAAAGAAGTGAAAAAGATGTTAATGTTTTGAGGCAAATATGTGAAGGAATAAGGAAAGCTATTTTGGAGGAAGAAGGAGTTGAAATTGGGCTGGTTGTTCTTGTCAAGAGTGGAAGTGTTCCAAAGACAACTTCAGGCAAAATTCAAAGATGGGCAGCTAAACAAAAGCTTGTTGGAGGCAAAATGAGTATAATTATGGAGGTGCTATTTCACAATAATAATGATAATGTTAGCTTGTCCTCTTCGTCTGAGCCATTGGTCCAAGCAAATAAGAGTAGAGAGAAAGAAGGAAAAACATCTGTGATAACTAAAGAGAGAGAAGCGACCTTTCTAAGGCGTTCAAGCACTGGAACTCGTCCCTCTCTGCATTCTCTTTTGTGA
- the LOC110655477 gene encoding sugar transporter ERD6-like 6 isoform X2, which produces MRSSRLLFQPAFLTYHNSYLCALLLPAFCSLSHSLIHLESITNEVEKMSFRDDNEDARGDIRKPFLHTGSWYRMGSRQSSMMGSSQVIRDSSISVVACVMIVALGPIQFGFTSGYSSPTQTAITEDLGLSVSEFSLFGSLSNVGAMVGAIASGQIAEYIGRKGSLMIAAIPNIIGWLAISFARDASFLYMGRLLEGFGVGIISYTVPIYIAEIAPQNLRGALGSVNQLSVTLGIMLAYLLGLFVQWRILAVLGILPCTVLIPGLFFIPESPRWLAKMGMTEDFEASLQVLRGFDMDISLEVNEIKRAVASTSRRTTIRFAELKRRRYWLPLMIGIGLLVLQQLSGINGVLFYSSTIFETAGINNSNAATFGLGAIQVIATGVTTWLVDKAGRRLLLIVSSTGMALSLLLVAVSFFVRDFVSDETSLYNILGILSVVGVVGMVVAFSLGMGPIPWIIMSEILPINIKGLAGSVATLANWFMSFVVTMTANLLLDWSGGGTFTIYMIVCALTIAFATIWVPETKGRTLEEIQSSFR; this is translated from the exons ATGCGGTCTTCTCGTCTGCTATTCCAACCGGCATTTCTTACTTACCACAATAGTTATTTATGTGCGCTTCTCTTACCTGCCTTCTGCTCTCTTAGCCATTCCCTCATACACTTGGAAAGCATTACAAACGAGGTAGAGAAAATGAGTTTCAGAGATGATAACGAAGATGCCAGGGGGGATATACGAAAACCGTTTCTACACACAGGAAGTTGGTACCGAATGGGTTCTAGGCAATCCAGCATGATGGGCTCCTCTCAGGTCATTCGCGATAGTTCCATCTCTGTTGTGGCCTGTGTCATGATCGTCGCTTTGGGTCCTATTCAATTCGGTTTCACC AGCGGTTATTCGTCTCCAACCCAAACTGCGATCACTGAAGATCTTGGACTTTCCGTCTCGGAG TTCTCTTTATTTGGTTCGCTGTCCAATGTGGGTGCTATGGTTGGGGCTATAGCCAGCGGTCAGATTGCAGAGTACATAGGAAGAAAAGGG TCTTTAATGATAGCTGCTATTCCTAATATAATTGGGTGGCTTGCTATTTCTTTTGCCAGA GATGCTTCTTTTCTCTACATGGGAAGGCTATTGGAAGGTTTTGGTGTAGGAATTATCTCATACACG GTGCCCATATATATAGCAGAGATAGCACCCCAAAACTTGAGAGGGGCTTTGGGTTCAGTAAATCAG CTCTCTGTCACACTCGGAATCATGTTGGCTTATCTGCTTGGACTTTTTGTTCAATGGAGAATACTTGCAGTTTTGG GAATATTACCATGTACAGTCTTGATACCTGGCCTGTTTTTCATTCCGGAATCTCCTCGGTGGCTG GCAAAAATGGGTATGACAGAAGATTTTGAAGCTTCTTTGCAAGTTCTTAGGGGGTTTGATATGGATATTTCACTTGAAGTGAATGAAATTAAG AGGGCTGTAGCTTCAACAAGCAGAAGAACTACAATCCGGTTTGCAGAACTCAAGCGAAGAAGATATTGGCTCCCGCTAATG ATTGGGATTGGATTGCTTGTCCTGCAACAACTTAGTGGAATTAATGGTGTTCTATTCTACTCCAGCACCATTTTTGAAACTGCTG GCATTAACAATAGTAATGCTGCTACATTTGGGCTTGGTGCCATTCAG GTCATTGCTACCGGTGTAACTACATGGTTAGTTGACAAGGCAGGCCGCAGGCTTCTACTTATT GTTTCCTCTACTGGGATGGCTCTCAGCCTCCTATTGGTTGCAGTATCATTCTTTGTGCGG GATTTTGTATCAGATGAAACTAGTTTATATAACATTTTGGGGATCTTATCAGTAGTTGGAGTTGTG GGGATGGTAGTTGCCTTTTCTTTGGGCATGGGACCCATTCCTTGGATTATAATGTCTGAG ATTCTTCCAATCAATATTAAGGGACTTGCTGGAAGCGTGGCAACACTTGCCAACTGGTTCATGTCCTTTGTGGTTACAATGACTGCAAACTTGCTTTTGGATTGGAGCGGCGGAG GTACGTTTACCATTTATATGATTGTATGTGCTCTTACTATTGCATTTGCGACTATTTGGGTTCCTGAGACAAAAGGGAGAACTTTGGAAGAAATTCAAAGTTCCTTCAGATAA
- the LOC110655463 gene encoding alkylbase DNA glycosidase-like protein mag2 isoform X2: protein MGEQTQYQSQPQPQPQPLPQPQPQSQPQSQIQAQVQTQPQSQPHHDPITSSINTTITTTELISIPQQTASPLAKIPPSRPRKVRKLSPDDAATTANDPNSLQITTTASDAPKTTAKSAKIKATQQRALAVVTPRIIARSLSCDGEVENAIRHLRNADPLLASLIDLHPPPTFDTFHTPFLALTRSILYQQLAFKAGTSIYTRFIALCGGEVGVLPETVLALTPQQLRQIGVSGRKAGYLHDLARKYLNGILSDSAIVNMDDKSLFTMLTMVNGIGSWSVHMFMIFSLHRPDVLPVNDLGVRKGVQLLYNLEELPRPSQMDQLCDKWRPYRSVASWYLWRFVEAKGSPSSAVAVATGASMTQQQQEEQQHQLQPQLFDPINSIINLGASAWGQ, encoded by the exons ATGGGCGAGCAAACGCAATACCAATCgcaaccacaaccacagccacaacccctTCCTCAGCCCCAACCCCAATCTCAACCCCAGTCCCAAATCCAAGCCCAGGTTCAAACGCAGCCTCAGTCACAGCCCCACCATGACCCCATCACTTCTTCTATCAACACCACCATTACCACCACTGAATTAATCAGCATCCCTCAGCAAACCGCATCTCCTCTGGCCAAAATACCTCCTTCCCGGCCTCGCAAAGTCCGTAAACTCTCTCCTGACGACGCCGCAACCACCGCCAACGACCCCAATTCCTTGCAAATAACCACCACAGCCAGCGACGCTCCCAAAACCACAGCGAAATCAGCCAAAATCAAAGCCACCCAACAGCGAGCCCTGGCTGTCGTAACCCCGCGCATTATTGCGAGATCTTTGTCCTGCGATGGCGAGGTGGAGAACGCGATTCGACATCTTCGCAACGCTGATCCACTGCTTGCCTCTTTAATTGATCTCCACCCTCCCCCTACTTTCGATACTTTCCACACTCCATTCCTTGCCTTGACTCGAAGCATTCTCTATCAGCAGCTTGCTTTTAAAGCCGGTACTTCAATCTACACTCGTTTTATCGCTCTGTGTGGCGGAGAGGTTGGTGTCCTCCCGGAGACAGTTCTTGCTTTGACACCCCAACAGCTGCGACAAATTGGGGTGTCGGGGCGTAAAGCTGGTTATCTTCATGATCTTGCGAGAAAGTATCTCAATGGGATCTTGTCCGATTCCGCAATTGTAAATATGGATGACAAGTCCCTTTTCACTATGCTTACTATGGTTAATGGCATTGGTTCTTGGTCCGTGCACATGTTTATGATTTTTTCTCTGCATAGACCGGACGTGTTGCCCGTTAACGATCTTGGGGTGCGCAAAGGGGTGCAGTTGCTGTACAATTTGGAAGAGTTGCCCCGTCCTTCGCAGATGGATCAATTGTGCGACAAATGGAGGCCATACAGGTCAGTGGCGTCTTGGTATCTTTGGAGATTTGTGGAGGCAAAGGGATCGCCTTCAAGTGCTGTGGCAGTGGCAACTGGTGCTAGTATGACACAGCAACAACAGGAGGAACAGCAGCACCAGCTGCAACCTCAGCTGTTTGACCCAATTAATAGCATTATCAACCTCGG GGCCTCTGCTTGGGGACAATGA
- the LOC110655463 gene encoding DNA-3-methyladenine glycosylase isoform X1 yields MGEQTQYQSQPQPQPQPLPQPQPQSQPQSQIQAQVQTQPQSQPHHDPITSSINTTITTTELISIPQQTASPLAKIPPSRPRKVRKLSPDDAATTANDPNSLQITTTASDAPKTTAKSAKIKATQQRALAVVTPRIIARSLSCDGEVENAIRHLRNADPLLASLIDLHPPPTFDTFHTPFLALTRSILYQQLAFKAGTSIYTRFIALCGGEVGVLPETVLALTPQQLRQIGVSGRKAGYLHDLARKYLNGILSDSAIVNMDDKSLFTMLTMVNGIGSWSVHMFMIFSLHRPDVLPVNDLGVRKGVQLLYNLEELPRPSQMDQLCDKWRPYRSVASWYLWRFVEAKGSPSSAVAVATGASMTQQQQEEQQHQLQPQLFDPINSIINLGNLYMSHNVFVTFFSPIPTITSFDPGPLLGDNDWDLGELVDNLYQAII; encoded by the exons ATGGGCGAGCAAACGCAATACCAATCgcaaccacaaccacagccacaacccctTCCTCAGCCCCAACCCCAATCTCAACCCCAGTCCCAAATCCAAGCCCAGGTTCAAACGCAGCCTCAGTCACAGCCCCACCATGACCCCATCACTTCTTCTATCAACACCACCATTACCACCACTGAATTAATCAGCATCCCTCAGCAAACCGCATCTCCTCTGGCCAAAATACCTCCTTCCCGGCCTCGCAAAGTCCGTAAACTCTCTCCTGACGACGCCGCAACCACCGCCAACGACCCCAATTCCTTGCAAATAACCACCACAGCCAGCGACGCTCCCAAAACCACAGCGAAATCAGCCAAAATCAAAGCCACCCAACAGCGAGCCCTGGCTGTCGTAACCCCGCGCATTATTGCGAGATCTTTGTCCTGCGATGGCGAGGTGGAGAACGCGATTCGACATCTTCGCAACGCTGATCCACTGCTTGCCTCTTTAATTGATCTCCACCCTCCCCCTACTTTCGATACTTTCCACACTCCATTCCTTGCCTTGACTCGAAGCATTCTCTATCAGCAGCTTGCTTTTAAAGCCGGTACTTCAATCTACACTCGTTTTATCGCTCTGTGTGGCGGAGAGGTTGGTGTCCTCCCGGAGACAGTTCTTGCTTTGACACCCCAACAGCTGCGACAAATTGGGGTGTCGGGGCGTAAAGCTGGTTATCTTCATGATCTTGCGAGAAAGTATCTCAATGGGATCTTGTCCGATTCCGCAATTGTAAATATGGATGACAAGTCCCTTTTCACTATGCTTACTATGGTTAATGGCATTGGTTCTTGGTCCGTGCACATGTTTATGATTTTTTCTCTGCATAGACCGGACGTGTTGCCCGTTAACGATCTTGGGGTGCGCAAAGGGGTGCAGTTGCTGTACAATTTGGAAGAGTTGCCCCGTCCTTCGCAGATGGATCAATTGTGCGACAAATGGAGGCCATACAGGTCAGTGGCGTCTTGGTATCTTTGGAGATTTGTGGAGGCAAAGGGATCGCCTTCAAGTGCTGTGGCAGTGGCAACTGGTGCTAGTATGACACAGCAACAACAGGAGGAACAGCAGCACCAGCTGCAACCTCAGCTGTTTGACCCAATTAATAGCATTATCAACCTCGG TAACTTGTACATGTCTCACAATGTTTTTGTAACATTTTTTTCCCCAATCCCTACCATAACGTCATTTGATCCAGGGCCTCTGCTTGGGGACAATGATTGGGACTTGGGAGAGTTAGTTGATAACCTCTATCAAGCGATCATTTGA